One window from the genome of Clostridiales bacterium encodes:
- a CDS encoding YlxR family protein — MQHVPLRSCIVCRQQKDKSELVRIVRSSNGELSLDSTGKAAGRGAYVCRCDECIANMTKKRALSRVFKQQIPDSVYASITEAYRNLINNGQQDR; from the coding sequence ATGCAGCACGTTCCGCTTCGGTCGTGCATAGTATGCAGACAGCAAAAGGATAAATCCGAGCTTGTTCGCATAGTTCGCAGCTCTAACGGCGAGCTTTCGCTCGATTCGACTGGCAAGGCTGCGGGGCGCGGCGCGTACGTTTGTAGATGTGACGAGTGCATAGCAAACATGACCAAAAAACGCGCGCTGTCACGCGTATTTAAGCAACAGATCCCCGATAGCGTGTACGCGTCGATCACGGAAGCTTACAGAAATCTTATAAATAATGGACAGCAAGACCGATAA
- the ispG gene encoding flavodoxin-dependent (E)-4-hydroxy-3-methylbut-2-enyl-diphosphate synthase, with protein MSVSKTVKIGNITIGGGNAIAVQSMTNTDTLDTSATFEQLKRLQLAGCDIARLAVSSMAEVEAVKPLIGKFDMPLVADIQFDYKLAVACCEIGFDKIRFNPGNIGDESKVKILVDACKAHHIPIRIGVNTGSLEKKYIALDKSDALCLSALDHVRLLEKFGFTDIVVSVKSSNVKTTVNAYRRLAEQIDYPLHLGVTESGTDERGVVRSAVGIGSLLIDGIGDTIRVSLSGDPVNEVAAARMILQEIGIDKNYCEVISCPTCSRCKYDLKQTVDAFKAATKDIKTPMKVAVMGCVVNGPGEAADADFGVCGGGEGKAALFIRGKIVKTIETKDILTELMALVDKKQKNEI; from the coding sequence ATATCCGTGAGTAAAACGGTTAAAATAGGTAATATAACGATAGGCGGGGGCAATGCTATTGCCGTTCAGTCCATGACGAACACCGATACGCTCGATACTTCCGCCACTTTCGAACAGCTCAAACGTTTACAGCTTGCGGGCTGCGATATTGCGCGGCTTGCTGTGTCGAGCATGGCGGAGGTCGAAGCAGTTAAGCCGCTTATCGGCAAATTCGATATGCCGCTCGTAGCCGATATACAGTTCGACTACAAGCTCGCCGTCGCGTGCTGTGAAATAGGGTTCGACAAAATTCGGTTCAATCCAGGCAATATCGGCGACGAGAGCAAGGTCAAAATTCTGGTCGACGCGTGTAAGGCGCATCACATACCCATTCGCATAGGCGTGAACACCGGTTCGCTCGAAAAAAAATACATAGCGCTTGATAAGAGTGACGCGCTGTGTTTGAGCGCGCTCGATCACGTAAGACTGCTCGAAAAGTTCGGGTTTACCGATATAGTCGTGTCGGTCAAATCGTCGAACGTTAAAACCACGGTAAATGCGTACCGCAGACTGGCTGAGCAAATAGATTACCCGCTGCACCTCGGCGTGACCGAGAGCGGCACGGACGAGCGCGGAGTAGTGCGGTCGGCGGTGGGGATAGGCTCGCTGCTTATAGACGGCATAGGCGATACCATACGCGTGTCGTTGTCGGGCGATCCCGTAAACGAGGTCGCAGCGGCGCGCATGATCTTGCAGGAAATCGGCATAGACAAAAACTATTGCGAGGTCATTTCCTGTCCCACGTGCTCGCGCTGTAAATACGATTTAAAGCAAACCGTCGACGCATTTAAGGCTGCGACCAAGGATATTAAAACGCCCATGAAGGTCGCCGTAATGGGCTGCGTGGTAAACGGTCCGGGCGAAGCGGCGGACGCAGACTTCGGCGTTTGCGGCGGCGGAGAGGGCAAAGCGGCGCTCTTTATCCGCGGCAAGATAGTTAAAACGATCGAAACGAAAGACATTCTCACCGAGCTTATGGCGCTCGTCGATAAAAAACAAAAGAACGAAATTTGA
- a CDS encoding phosphatidate cytidylyltransferase, producing the protein MKKDRVITGAFIAIVYIAVVLLTTYVHPIFFDVFIFALAVCGVYEMSKAVANFTSPPIFIIDLITVVVGFAAFWFSQYFFKSTASGMNGYFIALAVMILVTVIVTACSKEYVKGNAVSTIFVMLYPSALLMFSVGLNYFMSAEVGVSLVASLPYRNAGITLMFVVPALTDVFAYQIGSAIKGKKLCPSISPNKTISGAIGGLFGGVVGAGIVALITFLATHFSVNLFGLAMLTDEWWSTILNFVFLGLFGSAFDQMGDLAASLVKRKAGIKDYSNLLPGHGGILDRIDGFIFCGVFFYIYFAVMLLIV; encoded by the coding sequence ATGAAAAAAGACCGTGTGATTACAGGCGCATTCATTGCGATAGTGTATATCGCGGTGGTACTGTTGACTACGTACGTGCACCCGATTTTCTTCGACGTGTTCATATTCGCGCTTGCCGTTTGTGGCGTGTACGAAATGAGCAAGGCGGTAGCTAACTTCACCAGCCCGCCCATTTTCATTATTGATTTGATCACGGTAGTCGTCGGGTTCGCGGCGTTCTGGTTCTCGCAATATTTCTTCAAATCGACGGCTTCGGGCATGAACGGTTATTTTATCGCGCTTGCCGTCATGATCTTGGTAACGGTAATAGTCACGGCGTGCTCCAAGGAATACGTTAAGGGTAACGCTGTTTCGACAATTTTCGTCATGCTGTACCCGAGCGCGCTACTCATGTTTAGCGTAGGTCTTAACTACTTTATGAGCGCCGAGGTTGGCGTATCGCTCGTCGCTTCGCTCCCGTACAGGAACGCTGGAATAACGCTTATGTTCGTGGTTCCGGCACTAACCGACGTATTCGCGTACCAGATCGGCAGTGCGATAAAAGGCAAAAAGCTCTGCCCGTCGATAAGCCCCAACAAGACGATAAGCGGCGCGATCGGCGGTCTGTTCGGCGGCGTGGTAGGCGCGGGCATAGTCGCGCTCATCACGTTCCTCGCAACGCATTTTTCCGTCAACCTGTTCGGGCTCGCCATGCTGACCGACGAGTGGTGGAGCACTATATTAAACTTTGTATTCCTCGGTCTTTTCGGCTCGGCGTTCGACCAAATGGGCGACCTTGCCGCATCGCTTGTCAAGCGCAAGGCGGGGATAAAAGACTATTCCAACCTCTTGCCCGGTCACGGCGGTATTCTCGACCGTATTGACGGCTTCATATTCTGCGGCGTGTTCTTCTATATCTACTTCGCCGTAATGCTGTTGATAGTATGA
- a CDS encoding ribosome maturation factor RimP — MEKAKPVIEEVVTTLGYELVDIEYKTLYGDKHLIIYIANETGVSLDDCEKVSNALDGPLDALDPTGDRPYCLDVSSPGLDRPFKTQRDYERNYGKKVEVKLFAPLDGTKLKAYDGAVLIEKTADTLVIETDGERLEIPCSRVSLVRPFIEFE, encoded by the coding sequence ATCGAAAAGGCTAAGCCCGTAATAGAGGAAGTAGTAACCACGCTCGGCTACGAGCTTGTGGACATAGAGTACAAGACTCTCTACGGCGATAAGCATTTGATAATCTATATAGCAAACGAAACAGGCGTCAGCTTGGACGACTGCGAAAAGGTGTCCAACGCACTCGACGGACCGCTCGACGCGCTCGACCCCACGGGCGACAGACCGTACTGTTTGGACGTATCGTCGCCGGGGCTTGACCGCCCGTTCAAGACGCAACGTGACTACGAGCGCAACTACGGTAAAAAAGTCGAGGTCAAGCTGTTCGCGCCGCTTGACGGAACGAAGCTAAAAGCTTACGACGGTGCAGTGCTTATCGAGAAAACGGCGGATACGCTCGTGATCGAAACGGACGGCGAAAGACTGGAAATACCGTGTTCGCGCGTGTCGCTTGTTCGTCCGTTTATCGAGTTTGAATAA
- a CDS encoding 1-deoxy-D-xylulose-5-phosphate reductoisomerase has protein sequence MINIAILGCTGSIGRQTLDIVRNNRDKYRVVGLSCGSDVNGLVEAAKEFDCNTLGIADENKACEVKRLLPHADLYCGDQALTAVAKLAHTVVVAVVGMVGLKAVLAALENKQTVALANKESLVAGGALVKKALENGGKICPVDSEHSAVWQCLQGEKAFRRIILTASGGPFYFTDKTEFAAITPERAVAHPNWRMGRKISVDSATMMNKGLEIIEARWLFDTFDIDYVIHPESIVHSMVEFADGSIKAQASFPDMRLPIQYAITYPDHAPREFKPLSLPLSLRFFPPDEDKFPAPKLAKQALKAGGTACTILNAANEAAVQLFLDGKITFDRIVTTVEDALNSTPVEKIEDADGVFQTHKRVYDKIYLKY, from the coding sequence ATGATAAATATAGCAATTCTCGGTTGCACGGGCTCGATAGGCAGGCAAACGCTCGACATAGTGCGCAATAACCGCGACAAGTACCGCGTAGTCGGGCTGTCTTGCGGCAGCGACGTGAACGGGCTCGTAGAAGCCGCAAAGGAATTCGATTGTAATACGCTCGGTATAGCTGACGAAAATAAGGCGTGCGAGGTCAAGCGTTTGCTTCCGCACGCCGATTTGTATTGCGGCGATCAAGCGCTTACCGCGGTCGCAAAGCTCGCGCACACGGTCGTTGTCGCGGTAGTCGGCATGGTCGGGCTGAAAGCCGTGCTTGCCGCGCTGGAAAACAAACAAACGGTCGCGCTTGCGAATAAGGAAAGCCTAGTCGCGGGCGGTGCGCTCGTAAAAAAAGCGCTCGAAAACGGCGGCAAAATCTGCCCCGTAGACAGCGAGCACTCGGCGGTGTGGCAATGCCTGCAAGGCGAAAAAGCGTTCAGGCGCATAATACTGACGGCGAGCGGCGGTCCGTTCTACTTCACCGATAAAACGGAGTTCGCGGCGATCACGCCCGAAAGAGCGGTAGCTCACCCCAACTGGCGCATGGGCAGAAAAATCTCGGTCGACAGCGCGACAATGATGAACAAAGGTCTCGAAATTATCGAGGCGCGGTGGCTGTTCGACACTTTCGATATAGACTACGTTATCCATCCCGAAAGCATAGTTCATTCCATGGTGGAGTTTGCCGACGGCTCGATAAAAGCGCAGGCGAGCTTTCCCGATATGCGCTTGCCCATACAGTACGCAATAACTTATCCCGATCACGCGCCTCGCGAATTTAAGCCGTTGAGCCTTCCGCTGTCGTTAAGGTTTTTCCCGCCCGACGAGGACAAGTTTCCCGCGCCCAAGCTCGCCAAGCAAGCGCTTAAAGCGGGCGGCACGGCTTGTACCATACTAAACGCGGCTAACGAAGCGGCAGTACAGCTGTTTCTGGACGGGAAGATAACTTTCGATCGAATAGTCACGACAGTAGAGGACGCGCTGAACAGTACGCCCGTCGAGAAGATAGAGGACGCCGACGGCGTTTTCCAAACGCATAAACGCGTCTACGACAAAATATACTTGAAATATTGA
- the uppS gene encoding di-trans,poly-cis-decaprenylcistransferase — protein sequence MKSKKSNSSITDTADSVNETPAEERSNGAAKNIPRHIGIIMDGNRRWATKRLLPRVAGHKAGVKNITAVVGSALERGVDCVTLYALSTENKGRPKDEVDALVDLIRKKLKSMTRELIERGARITFSGDRSYFPDDVQQIMQDVESENTDTSAQVVNIALNYSGRSEIVRAAKLAAEKGEITEESIAHELYTAELPELDMIVRTGGEKRLSNFLLYQAAYSELFFTDTLWPDFDGKELNEMIDEFSHRSRRFGKL from the coding sequence TTGAAATCTAAGAAATCAAATTCTTCGATTACCGATACCGCCGATAGCGTTAACGAAACGCCTGCGGAAGAAAGGTCAAATGGCGCGGCGAAGAATATCCCGCGCCATATCGGTATTATAATGGACGGCAACCGCAGATGGGCGACAAAGCGTTTGCTTCCGCGCGTAGCGGGGCATAAGGCAGGCGTTAAGAACATAACTGCCGTTGTCGGTAGCGCGCTTGAACGCGGCGTTGATTGCGTAACGCTCTACGCGCTCTCTACCGAGAATAAAGGTCGTCCCAAGGACGAGGTCGACGCACTCGTCGATCTTATCCGTAAAAAGCTCAAAAGCATGACGCGCGAGCTCATAGAACGCGGTGCGCGTATCACGTTTTCGGGCGACCGTTCGTACTTTCCAGACGACGTTCAACAAATAATGCAGGACGTGGAAAGCGAAAATACCGATACTTCGGCTCAGGTAGTCAATATTGCGCTCAATTACAGCGGCAGGAGCGAAATCGTTCGCGCAGCAAAGCTTGCGGCGGAAAAAGGCGAGATCACCGAAGAAAGTATAGCGCACGAGCTGTATACGGCGGAGCTTCCCGAGCTCGACATGATAGTTCGCACGGGCGGCGAGAAGCGGTTGAGCAACTTCTTGCTATACCAAGCAGCATACAGCGAATTGTTCTTCACCGACACTCTGTGGCCCGACTTCGACGGAAAAGAGCTAAACGAAATGATAGACGAGTTTTCGCATCGCTCGCGCCGTTTCGGTAAATTGTAA
- the nusA gene encoding transcription termination/antitermination protein NusA, translating into MAKKSSTLTLQADFYDALSDLETERGIKKEVFIDALQDALTSAYKKQYGVPKAIKIVMTPELKTFNIYTCQKVVEVVEDRETEISLEDARLVDKKYKVGDEILGNVDAAEFGRIVAQMAKQIVTQKLRAVESEKAYTELAEKEEQLVTCVVHRVDGKNVCVEIQKMEAVLYPKDQLPGDKFKVGDKIKVFVKGIKTTSRGPQVLVTRTAPGFVRKLFEIEVPEIASGVVAIKGIVREAGLRTKMAVHANDSGVDAVGACVGNRGARVNSIISEVGGEKIDIIPWHEDPLEYIARALLPAKVVMVEAKEDERVARVVVMDDQLSLAIGREGVNARLAAKLTGWKIDIKPYSAMEQEVKAATERAEQMGSDNFDVFDEDLGELD; encoded by the coding sequence ATGGCTAAGAAAAGTTCGACGCTTACGCTCCAAGCCGATTTCTACGACGCGCTGAGCGATTTGGAGACCGAACGCGGGATCAAGAAAGAGGTCTTTATCGACGCGCTTCAAGACGCGCTCACGAGTGCGTACAAAAAGCAGTACGGCGTTCCCAAGGCGATAAAGATCGTCATGACGCCCGAGCTAAAAACCTTTAACATCTATACTTGTCAAAAGGTCGTCGAGGTCGTCGAGGACAGGGAAACCGAAATCAGCCTCGAAGACGCGCGGCTTGTCGATAAGAAGTACAAGGTCGGTGACGAGATTTTGGGCAACGTGGACGCGGCGGAGTTCGGTCGTATCGTTGCGCAAATGGCCAAACAGATAGTCACGCAAAAACTTCGCGCAGTCGAGAGCGAAAAGGCGTATACCGAGCTTGCCGAAAAGGAAGAACAGCTCGTGACTTGCGTCGTGCACCGCGTCGACGGCAAGAACGTATGCGTAGAGATCCAAAAGATGGAAGCCGTGCTTTATCCCAAGGATCAGTTGCCGGGCGATAAGTTCAAGGTCGGCGACAAGATCAAGGTTTTCGTCAAGGGTATCAAAACGACCTCGCGCGGTCCGCAAGTTCTCGTTACCCGCACGGCGCCCGGATTCGTGCGCAAGCTGTTCGAGATCGAGGTTCCCGAAATTGCGAGCGGCGTAGTCGCTATCAAGGGCATTGTCCGCGAAGCAGGTTTGAGAACGAAAATGGCGGTTCATGCCAACGATTCGGGCGTTGATGCGGTCGGCGCTTGCGTCGGTAACCGCGGCGCGCGCGTAAACAGCATTATATCCGAGGTCGGCGGCGAAAAGATCGACATTATCCCGTGGCACGAGGATCCGCTCGAATATATCGCGCGTGCGCTTTTGCCCGCTAAGGTCGTCATGGTCGAAGCAAAAGAGGACGAGCGCGTAGCGCGCGTAGTCGTTATGGACGATCAGCTCAGTCTTGCTATCGGCAGAGAGGGCGTAAACGCTCGGCTTGCCGCTAAGCTCACGGGCTGGAAAATAGATATCAAACCGTACTCGGCTATGGAACAGGAAGTCAAGGCGGCGACAGAGCGTGCCGAGCAAATGGGCAGCGACAACTTCGACGTGTTTGACGAGGATCTCGGGGAGCTTGACTAA
- the frr gene encoding ribosome recycling factor, which yields MQNEQLIAQANKIDEKLNKVIDHLKTELNSMRAGRANPVILSRVMVDYYGMQTPINQMANISVTDAHTLTVSLYDVSALKEAKKAIIAADLGLNPVDDGKVIRLSVPQLTEERRRDLIKQAKKTGEDSKVALRNERRDAIDFGKKLKKEVSEDEIAEYEKLIQKKLDAAVEKVDKLIKEKEADLLEI from the coding sequence ATGCAAAACGAACAGCTTATTGCACAGGCAAACAAGATAGACGAAAAGCTTAACAAGGTTATAGACCATCTTAAAACAGAGCTCAATTCCATGCGCGCGGGCAGGGCAAACCCCGTTATTCTCAGCCGCGTAATGGTCGATTATTACGGTATGCAAACCCCGATTAACCAAATGGCTAACATTTCGGTTACGGACGCGCACACGCTCACTGTATCGCTGTATGACGTTTCGGCGCTCAAAGAAGCTAAAAAGGCGATAATTGCCGCAGACCTCGGGCTTAACCCCGTAGACGACGGCAAGGTCATTCGTTTGTCCGTTCCGCAGCTCACCGAGGAGCGCCGCCGCGATCTCATTAAGCAGGCGAAAAAGACGGGCGAGGACAGCAAGGTCGCGCTTCGTAACGAGCGCCGTGACGCTATCGACTTCGGCAAAAAGCTCAAAAAGGAAGTGTCCGAGGACGAGATCGCCGAGTACGAAAAACTCATTCAGAAAAAGCTCGACGCCGCTGTCGAGAAGGTCGATAAGCTCATAAAAGAAAAGGAAGCCGACCTGCTTGAAATCTAA
- a CDS encoding UMP kinase has translation MEGIMYKRILLKLSGEALAGASGTGIDPETVDKVVVQLVELAKKKVEIAIVVGGGNFWRGRLGVAMDKVTADHMGMLATIMNALALQDAIEKKGIPTRVQTALSIPAVAEPFILRKAVRHFECGRIVIFACGTGNPYFTTDSGAALRAAEIKADALLMAKNVDGVYDSDPKTNPNAKKLNELSYMDVLNKNIAVMDFTSVTMCMENKIPIVAFGLAEQNSIIRAVSGEKIGTIIH, from the coding sequence ATTGAGGGAATTATGTATAAGAGAATTTTGCTTAAACTGAGCGGCGAGGCGCTCGCCGGCGCATCGGGTACTGGTATCGATCCCGAGACCGTAGACAAAGTAGTGGTCCAGCTCGTAGAGCTCGCCAAAAAGAAGGTCGAGATCGCTATCGTCGTCGGCGGCGGAAACTTCTGGCGCGGTCGACTCGGCGTTGCCATGGATAAGGTGACCGCTGACCACATGGGTATGCTCGCTACGATAATGAACGCGCTCGCGCTCCAGGACGCTATCGAAAAGAAAGGCATTCCCACGCGCGTGCAAACGGCGCTGTCCATTCCCGCCGTTGCCGAGCCGTTCATTCTCAGAAAAGCGGTCCGTCACTTCGAGTGCGGGCGGATAGTTATATTCGCTTGCGGCACGGGCAATCCTTACTTTACGACGGACAGCGGCGCGGCACTCAGGGCCGCCGAGATCAAGGCGGACGCGCTATTAATGGCTAAGAATGTCGACGGCGTTTACGACAGCGATCCCAAAACCAACCCCAATGCCAAAAAGCTCAACGAGCTGTCGTACATGGACGTACTGAACAAAAATATAGCGGTCATGGACTTCACCTCGGTAACCATGTGCATGGAAAACAAAATACCGATCGTTGCGTTCGGGCTCGCCGAGCAAAACAGCATTATTCGCGCGGTGTCGGGCGAGAAAATCGGCACGATCATTCACTAA
- a CDS encoding 3'-5' exonuclease, with the protein MNEIYKKVNEKTSGKFSALRFPKVTFPDNTHAVVTVVCKKEDRRLVDGNKFELTALLTEICGFTAQVSINIVDDDPTPANIRAAVVAFTERFSYVSSVLHTISAEIGTPCKVKMKMHGAMYELAKNDYVVRLNEFLKNNYAQEVIADIEIVDFAASGTTYSATVAAPTKEYAVRNCKPILGNLNVETAQSVSSLTANAYNVTVCGVFAMPTEFMSKGGRKYERFLLYDGETSLQCRYSPDSRGGIVSPELLSKKVCVFGNVEYESARNEASIYVREMCTCDVDGLTVTQPKPVPNKYERVIPQPYEEFVQSSMFEAASELPPALKGGFVVFDFETTGLSIVYDKPTELGAVRIEDGRITEYFSTLIDPRRPIPPEVSAKTGITDDMVKGQPLFEDVLPDFYKFSYGCSFVCHNISFDFPFLLKGGNRCGLAFGDRKTYDTMGIAPLAIPGISKLTLDKVLEGLGLTNENAHRAYHDAAATAKAFIAMHKILAQKK; encoded by the coding sequence ATGAACGAGATCTATAAAAAAGTAAACGAAAAAACGAGCGGCAAATTCAGCGCGTTGCGTTTTCCCAAAGTGACGTTTCCCGACAATACGCACGCGGTCGTTACCGTCGTTTGCAAAAAAGAGGATAGGCGGTTAGTAGACGGAAACAAGTTCGAGCTTACCGCGCTTTTGACCGAAATTTGCGGGTTCACCGCGCAGGTTTCAATTAACATAGTCGACGACGATCCTACGCCCGCAAATATTCGCGCCGCGGTAGTTGCTTTCACAGAAAGGTTCTCTTACGTGTCGTCGGTGCTTCATACTATTTCCGCCGAGATCGGTACGCCCTGCAAGGTCAAAATGAAAATGCACGGCGCAATGTACGAGCTTGCCAAGAACGACTACGTGGTGCGCCTTAACGAGTTTTTGAAAAACAATTACGCGCAGGAAGTTATTGCCGATATAGAAATCGTCGACTTTGCCGCGAGCGGCACTACGTACTCGGCGACGGTCGCCGCGCCGACGAAAGAATACGCCGTTAGGAATTGCAAGCCCATACTCGGCAATCTTAACGTCGAAACCGCGCAATCTGTGTCGAGCCTGACCGCGAACGCATACAACGTGACCGTTTGCGGCGTGTTCGCCATGCCCACCGAGTTCATGAGCAAGGGCGGGCGAAAGTACGAGCGGTTTTTGCTCTATGACGGCGAAACTAGCTTACAATGCAGGTATTCGCCCGACAGCCGCGGCGGCATAGTCAGTCCCGAGCTTTTGAGTAAAAAGGTGTGTGTGTTCGGTAACGTCGAGTACGAGAGCGCGCGAAACGAAGCTTCGATTTACGTGCGCGAAATGTGTACATGTGACGTGGACGGACTGACCGTAACACAGCCTAAGCCCGTGCCTAACAAGTACGAGCGGGTAATACCGCAGCCGTACGAGGAGTTTGTTCAGTCGAGTATGTTCGAGGCGGCGAGCGAGCTTCCGCCCGCGCTGAAAGGCGGGTTCGTGGTGTTCGACTTTGAAACGACGGGACTGTCTATCGTTTACGACAAGCCGACGGAGCTCGGCGCGGTAAGGATAGAGGACGGCAGGATAACCGAGTATTTTTCCACGCTTATCGATCCGCGTAGACCTATTCCGCCCGAGGTGTCCGCAAAGACGGGCATAACCGACGACATGGTAAAGGGGCAGCCGTTGTTTGAGGACGTTTTGCCCGATTTCTATAAGTTCAGCTACGGCTGCTCGTTCGTTTGCCATAATATATCTTTCGACTTTCCGTTCCTTCTGAAAGGCGGGAACAGATGCGGTCTCGCGTTCGGCGACCGCAAAACTTACGACACAATGGGTATTGCGCCGCTCGCTATCCCGGGCATAAGCAAGCTCACGCTCGATAAGGTTTTGGAAGGCTTGGGGCTAACAAACGAGAACGCGCACCGCGCCTATCACGACGCGGCGGCAACAGCCAAGGCGTTTATCGCCATGCACAAGATATTGGCGCAAAAAAAATAA
- a CDS encoding PDZ domain-containing protein encodes MVLIHELGHYTTAKILGFTVEEFSVGFGPKIFSRTRKNGEVFSLRLLPLGGFCSFLGDTDDDENPADKKPEKDSINPDPSGEENPTDDLLSHVMREKAEEDLAKLNLDKDGVKKQEKPVRLDKDGNPAKTFYQQKPWKRIIVLLGGVVFNFLSAIVFSFIYIWAVGCAVPYITDVYENPDGAPYCAVQKGDIILGVNGKNISVMNSYSDLASGFNEGDKVTLRVSRNGEQLDIEVVRQQIAALDADGNPLTYVGFGFATVSTFANGTAGNAFKYCVPYTFKLSWSILGSFGQLISGKVPITSVSGPVGSIKLMADVSIANWRNILILLPLLASNLAMFNIIPFPALDGAQIVFTVIEWIRKKPINRKVQGIINFVGLIVLLLFVLIVDILSFVL; translated from the coding sequence ATGGTGCTCATTCACGAGTTGGGGCATTACACAACGGCAAAAATTCTCGGTTTCACCGTGGAAGAATTTTCGGTCGGGTTCGGCCCGAAAATTTTCAGCCGCACGCGCAAGAACGGCGAAGTTTTTTCGCTACGATTGCTTCCGCTCGGCGGATTCTGTTCCTTCCTCGGCGATACGGACGACGACGAGAACCCTGCCGATAAAAAACCCGAGAAAGATAGTATAAACCCCGATCCTTCCGGCGAGGAAAACCCGACCGACGATCTTTTAAGCCACGTAATGCGCGAAAAAGCGGAGGAGGACCTGGCTAAGCTCAACCTCGATAAGGACGGCGTAAAAAAACAAGAAAAACCCGTTCGGCTCGACAAGGACGGCAACCCCGCTAAAACTTTCTATCAGCAAAAGCCGTGGAAGCGTATTATAGTTCTCCTCGGCGGCGTGGTGTTTAATTTTCTGTCGGCGATAGTTTTTTCGTTTATTTATATATGGGCGGTGGGTTGCGCCGTGCCGTATATAACGGACGTGTACGAAAATCCCGACGGCGCGCCCTATTGCGCAGTGCAAAAGGGCGATATTATACTCGGCGTGAACGGCAAGAATATCTCGGTCATGAATTCGTATTCAGATCTTGCGAGCGGGTTTAACGAGGGCGATAAAGTAACGCTCAGAGTAAGCCGCAACGGCGAGCAGCTTGATATAGAGGTCGTAAGACAGCAGATCGCGGCTCTCGACGCGGACGGCAATCCGCTTACTTACGTCGGGTTCGGGTTCGCGACTGTAAGCACGTTTGCAAACGGTACGGCAGGCAATGCGTTTAAGTACTGCGTTCCGTATACGTTTAAGCTGAGTTGGTCGATACTCGGCTCGTTCGGTCAGCTGATATCGGGTAAAGTGCCGATCACCTCGGTGTCGGGACCCGTCGGCTCGATCAAGCTTATGGCGGACGTGTCGATAGCCAATTGGCGAAACATACTCATACTTTTGCCGCTGCTCGCGAGCAATCTTGCAATGTTCAATATTATACCGTTCCCCGCGCTCGACGGCGCACAGATCGTGTTTACCGTTATCGAATGGATACGCAAAAAACCGATAAACCGCAAGGTGCAAGGCATAATCAACTTTGTGGGACTGATCGTGCTGCTGTTATTCGTTTTAATCGTTGACATTTTATCGTTCGTGTTGTAA